A portion of the Pseudorasbora parva isolate DD20220531a chromosome 1, ASM2467924v1, whole genome shotgun sequence genome contains these proteins:
- the lpcat4 gene encoding lysophospholipid acyltransferase LPCAT4: MLKAKGQTPHPFVHEVTLTAAQRIQGLILGVVLFPVRTILAALLFLVMWPIARLRLAGLSEAERAEPVQGWRRWLFQPILVFLSRAAFFSLGFVWVRVKGRQAGLKEAPVLAVAPHSGFLDMLVLPVTGLPIVVSRSENSRLPVIGALLEFNQAVLVSRKDPESRKKCVSQIRERVTSDGRWPQMLMFPEGTTTNGQALIKFKPGAFLAGVPVQPVLLHYPREPDTVRWTWKGLSWLGALWHTTSQLYTSVTVEFLPVYTPSAEEKGNPDLYAENVQKLMATALGVPATDYVMEGRFPVIKLGNLSLPLEPPAQETLKLLQKHGLTNTQVETVMNNMIDSCHSGQSATVTADHLTSLLGLKDRKTAVKICSLYSKDDTVDMRQVCLSVSAVSGFRSLESLIHTAFTWYDTDRDGLLSADDLSGLMGALVGIPQYDIGEMFSELTTRGRPTEASLLDLLMTHPVYGKVLTEYLQSNGLADGNHNGVPNGKANGNNNGIYNGYGSTNRKSD, from the exons ATGTTGAAGGCTAAAGGACAAACTCCGCATCCGTTCGTTCATGAGGTGACTCTAACAGCTGCTCAGCGGATTCAG GGACTCATCCTGGGCGTGGTTCTGTTCCCCGTCCGCACCATCCTCGCCGCCCTGCTGTTCCTGGTCATGTGGCCGATCGCTCGCCTGCGATTGGCCGGCCTGTCGGAGGCGGAGCGGGCGGAGCCTGTGCAGGGCTGGCGGCGCTGGCTCTTCCAGCCCATCTTGGTGTTCCTCAGCCGGGCCGCCTTCTTCTCGCTGGGCTTCGTGTGGGTGAGGGTGAAGGGGCGGCAGGCGGGCCTGAAGGAGGCTCCGGTGCTGGCCGTGGCTCCTCACAGCGGCTTCCTGGACATGCTGGTGCTGCCGGTCACAGGCCTGCCCATCGTCGTGTCCCGCTCCGAGAACTCCAGACTCCCCGTGATCGGAG CACTGCTGGAGTTTAATCAGGCGGTGCTGGTGAGCCGGAAAGATCCAGAATCCAGGAAGAAGTGTGTGTCTCAGATCCGTGAGAGAGTCACGTCTGATGGCCGCTGGcctcag ATGCTCATGTTTCCAGAAGGAACAACGACTAATGGCCAAGCTCTTATCAAATTCAAACCTG GTGCGTTTCTGGCTGGCGTTCCGGTTCAGCCCGTCCTGCTGCACTATCCCAGAGAACCG GACACAGTTCGGTGGACTTGGAAAGGATTGTCGTG GCTCGGTGCTCTCTGGCACACCACCTCTCAGCTCTACACCAGCGTTACTGTGGAG TTCCTGCCCGTCTACACGCCCTCAGCGGAGGAGAAGGGAAACCCGGACCTGTATGCGGAGAACGTGCAGAAGCTCATGGCCAC AGCGCTCGGCGTTCCCGCCACTGATTATGTGATGGAGGGACGATTTCCTGTTATAAAGCTCGGAAACCTTTCACTTCCACTGGAACCCCCGGCTCAGGAAACACTCAAACTGCTGCAGAAacacgg TCTTACGAACACTCAAGTGGAgactgtgatgaacaacatgattgacagctgtcacTCAGGCCAGAGCGCCACGGTAACAGCCGATCACCTGACCTCTCTTTTGGGGCTCAAGGACAGAAAGACGGCAGTGAAGATCTGCTCGCTTTACtcaaag gacgATACAGTGGACATGAGGCAAGTTTGTCTGAGCGTATCGGCCGTTTCTGGCTTCAGAAGTCTGGAGTCTCTCATACACACAGCGTTcacg tggtACGACACTGACCGGGACGGGCTGCTGAGTGCAGATGATCTGTCCGGCCTGATGGGGGCGCTGGTGGGAATCCCTCAGTATGATATTGGAGAGATGTTCTCTGAGCTGACCACCAGAGGGCGTCCCACTGAAG CTTCTCTGCTGGACTTACTGATGACGCATCCGGTTTATGGGAAGGTTCTCACGGAGTATCTCCAATCCAATGGGCTCGCTGACGGAAATCACAACGGCGTTCCCAATGGGAAGGCCAACGGCAACAACAACGGGATTTATAACGGCTACGGAtcgaccaacaggaagtcagactGA